One window from the genome of Musa acuminata AAA Group cultivar baxijiao chromosome BXJ1-4, Cavendish_Baxijiao_AAA, whole genome shotgun sequence encodes:
- the LOC135672100 gene encoding uncharacterized protein LOC135672100, producing MNGLAKVTNRSILDGLRRRVSVARSAWVDELPSILWSLRTTSKTATAESPYSLVFGTEAVLPPEVVFPTPRIKSYEEKMSIHGLRACLDLLEEKRADAHLKDLSYKRVVARIYN from the coding sequence ATGAACGGCCTGGCCAAGGTGACCAACCGATCTATTCTGGACGGTCTCAGAAGAAGAGTGTCCGTGGCCCGATCAGcttgggtggacgagctcccAAGCATCTTATGGTCCTTGCGAACCACCTCCAAAACTGCGACTGCAGAATCTCCCTACAGCCTCGTGTTCGGCACCGAGGCCGTCCTACCCCCCGAGGTGGTTTTCCCTACCCCTCGGATCAAAAGCTATGAGGAGAAGATGTCGATCCATGGACTACGAGCTTGTCTCGATCTACTCGAAGAAAAGCGCGCTGATGCACATTTAAAAGACCTCTCCTACAAGAGGGTTGTCGCTAGAATCTACAACTAG